The genomic segment CCCGCGACGAGTTCGCGGACCTGCGACGGCACGCCGACCCCGATCGTGTCGGCGAGCATGAGCTCGTCGGGCCCGAAGCCGGTCAGCGTCTCGGCCAGGCCGAAGACCTTGGCGGGCTCGACGCGCCCCTCGAACGGGCAGCCGAACGCCACGCTGATCGTGACCGACACGGGCAGGCCGTCATCGTGGGCCCGGCCGACGATCCGCTCGCCGACGCCCAGGGCGTCGGCGACCGTCATGCCCTGGTTGCGCTCGCAGAAGGTGTCGGTGGCCGGGAAGGCGTAGTGGATCTCGTCGACGCCCGCGGCGATGGCGCGGTCGTAGCCGCGCTCGTTGAGCACCAGGCCGGCGTAGACGACGCCCTCGACGCGGTGCAGCGCCGCCATCACCTCCTCGGCCCCGGCCATCTGGGGCACGCGCTTGGGATGCACGAAGCTCACGGCCTCCACGCGGGGGACGCCGGCGGCGGCCAGGCGGTCGCAGAGCTGGGCCCGGATCCCGGGGTCCAGCGTGCGGGCCTCGTTCTGCAGGCCGTCGCGCGGCCCCACGTCGCAGATCTCGATGCGGTTCATACGACGTCGGCCTCCTTGAGGCGGGCGAGCTCGGCATCGTCGATGCCGAGCAGGCCGCCGTAGATCTCGGCGTTGTGCAGGCCCATCTCCCACGGGCCGGTCCAGACCGCGGCGCCCGGGGTCTCCGACAGCTTGGGGTGCACCGCGGGAGCCTTGAGCTCGCCGACCTCGGGATCGTGCATCTGGACGATCGCCTCGCGCGCGGCGTACTGCGGGTCCTGGAAGATGTCGGCGATGCTGTAGACCGGCCCACAGACGACGCCTGCGTCGTTGAGCACGCGGTCGATCTCCGTGGCGTCGCGCTCGGCGGCCCACTCGGCGACGATGCGGTCGAGCTCCGTCGCGTTCTCACCGCGGGCGCGGTGGGTGGCGAAGCGCTCGTCGGTCAGCATGTCCTCGCGGTCCATGACCGTGCACAGCCGCATCCACAGGTTCTCGGCGTTGGCGGCGATCACGACCCACTTGCCGTCGCGCGACTTGTAGACGTTGGACGGCGCGATCCCGCTGAGGAACGTGCCCGAGGGCTCGCGCACGACGCCGAGCCGGTCGTACTCGGGCACCATCGACTCCAGCAGGCTGAAGCAGCTCTCCATGATGGAGGCGTCGATGACCTGGCCCTTGCCGCCTCGCGCGTCGCGGTGGTAGAGCGCCATGAGGACGCCCTGGGCGGCGAACATCGCCGCCAGCGAGTCGCCGAGCGAGATGCCCAGCCGCGGCGGCGCCTCGCCCGGCGTGCCGTTGATGTAGCGCAGGCCGCCCATCGCCTCGCCGGCCGAGGCGAAGCCCGCGCGCCCGGCGTAGGGGCCCGTCTGCCCGTAGCCCGAGACGCGGGCGATGACCAGACCCGGGTTGATCTCCCAGAGCTGCTCGGGGGAGAGGTTCCAGCGCTCGAGCGTGCCGGGGCGGAAGTTCTCGACGAGGACGTCGCTCTCGGCGACGAGGCGCTTGAGCAGCTCCTGGCCCTCCTCGACGCGGAGGTTCAGCGTGATGAGCTTCTTGTTGCGCGACTGCACCGGCCACCACAGGCCGCGGCCCTCGTAGTGCGCGGTGCCCCAGTCGCGGAGGGTGTCGCCGCGCTGGGGGGACTCGACCTTGATGATCTCGGCCCCGAAGTCGCCCAGGATGCGCCCGACGAACGGCCCGGCCAGCAGCACGCCGAGCTCGATGACCCGGACGCCCACCATCGGGCCCTGCTGCACGCCGGCCGCGGGTGAAGCGGTCGGGTTGACGGCGACCTCGTCGTTCACGGTGACCTCCGGATCCCGCGGTGCATGTCCGACATTACCGTGGCATTGTATGCAATTGGGTACCGACAAACCTAGGGCGGGTCGCGGCCCGCCTCGACCGTGGCCGACGCCGCGAGAGGAGACAGGCATGAGCAGCAGGCTCGAGGGCAAGGTGGCGCTGGTCACGGGCGCCGGTTCCGGGATCGGCCGCCAGACGGCGCTGCGCTTCGCCCAGGAGGGGGCCAGGGTCGTGGCCGTCGACCTGCGCGGCGACACCGCCGCCGAGACGGCCGACCTCATCGCCCAGGACGGCGGCGAGGCGACGTCGGGCCAGATGGACGTGACGCGCAGCGCCGAGATCCGCGCGGGCGTCGACGAGGCGATCGCGCGCTTCGGCGGTGTCGACATCGTGGTCAACAACGCCGGCATCACGATCACCGGCGCGGCGCACGACATGGACGAGGACGACTGGGACCGCGAGCTGGCGATCAACCTCAAGAGCGTCTACCTGGTCTCCAAGGCGCTGTGGCCGCACTTCGTGGAGCGGGGCGGCGGGTCCATCGTGTCGACCGCGTCCATCGCCGGCCTGTGGGCGATCCCCGACGACGCCGCCTACTGCGCGTCCAAGGCCGCCGTGATCATGCTGACCAAGTGCCTGGCCCTCGACGGCGCCAAGGCGGGCATCCGGGCCAACTGCGTCTGCCCGGGCTTCATCCAGACGCCGATGATCGAGGGCTACTTCTCCGACCAGGAGGACCCCGACGCCTCGCGCGAGTTCGCCGTCAAGCTGCACCCGCTGGGCCGACTCGGCGACCCGCTGGACATCGCCGACGGCTTCGTCTACCTGGCCTCCGACGAGGCGCGCTGGGTCACGGGCACCGCGCTGACGGTCGACGGCGGCCTGACCTCGGGCATCTGGGGCGGCTGAGCGCGGCACGCCGGCCGCCCTCACTCGACGCGCTGCAGCTCCTCGAGGCCCAGCAGCGCGTTGACGTCGTCGAACGACGCGAAGCGGTCGGCGTAGCCCGCGGTCGTGCCCGTGCGCAGCAGTTCGCGGCAGACCTCCTCGTAGGCGCGGGCGAACACCCAGGTCTGGGTGGCGGGGAAGATGACGACCCGGTAGCCCATCTCCTGCAGCTCGTCGGCGGTCAGCGCCGGGGTCTTGCCGGTCTCGGACATGTTGGCCACCGACGGCACGTCGACGCGGCGGGCGATCTCGGCCAGCTGCTCGCGGCTGCCGGGCGCGTCGACGAACGCGAGGTCGGCACCGGCCTCCGCGTAGGCGTTGCAGCGGTCGATGGCCTCGTCGAGGCCGAGGGGCTGCAGCGCGTCGGTGCGGGCGATGATGAGCATCGACGGGTCGTGGCGCGTCGCGACGGCGGCGCGGATCTTGAGCACCATCTCGTCGACCGCGATGACCTGCTTGCCCTCCATGTGCCCGCACTTCTTCGGGAAGACCTGGTCCTCGATCTGGATCGCGCCGGCGCCGGCCCGCTCCATCTCGTGCACGGTGCGCTTGACGCCGGGGATCGCGCCGTACGCCGTGTCGCAGTCGACGATCACCGGGGTCGTGGAGACGTTGGTGACGCGGCGCACGCTCTCGACCATCTCCTCCAGGCCGACCATGCCGATGTCGGGGAGCCCGTGATGGTGGGCGGCCGCGGCGTAGCCGCCGTGGTAGAAGGCCTCGAAGCCGAGCTGTTGGGCGATCCGCGCGGTCAGGCCGTCGTGGACGCCCATGGCCACGAGGATCCGCGGGTCCTGGAGGCGCTCGCGGAGGTTCGGTGCTTCGCTCATCGTCGTCCTTGGGTCGAGGAGGTCCGGCGCAGGCGCTCCTGGGCCCAGCCGACGAGACCGCCGGCCTCCAGGATCTCGCCGACGAACGGCGGCCGCGGCGGAATGGTCCAGGTGTCGTCGCCGCGCGTGATGGTGCCGGCGGTGAAGTCGATGCGCAGCTCGTCGCCGTCGGCGATGGCGGCGACCGCCTCCGGGGACTCGGCCACGGCGAGGCCGACGTTGATGCAGTTGCGCAGGAAGATGCGCGCGAAGCTGCCGGCGACGATGGCCTGCACGCCGCGTGCCATGATCGCGACCTGGGCCTGCTCGCGCGAGGAGCCCATCCCGAAGTTGCGCCCGCCCACCAGGATGTCGCCGGGGGCCACGGCCGCGCCGACCGCGGCGTCGTAGGTCTCCAGGAGGTGACGACCGAGCTCCTCCGGATCGGTGATGTTCAGGTAGGGCCCGGGGATGATGTTGTCGGTGTTGACGTCGTCGCCGAGCACGACGGCGCGGCCGGTGATCACGTCGCTCATGCCATCACCTCCGCCGGGTCCACCAGTTCGCCCGAGACCGCGGCGGCGCCCGCGACGTAGGCGTTGGCCAGGTAGACCGCCGAGTCGGCATGCCCCATCCTGCCGCGGAAGTTGCGGTTCGTCGTGGCCACGGCCACCTCCCCGGCGTCCAGGATGCCCATGTGGCCCCCGAAGCAGGCCCCGCAGGTCGGCATGGAGATCGCCCCGCCGGCCTCGACGATCTGCTCCAGCAGGCCCTCCTTCAGCGCCTGGCGGTACACGCGCTGGCTCGCGGGCACGACGATGAGCCGCGTCCCGCGCGCGACGCGGCGGCCGCCCAGCACCTCGCAGAGCTGGCGCAGGTCGGTCATCGTGCCGTTGGCGCAGTTGCCGACGTAGACCTGGTCGACCCGTACGCGGTCGACGGTGTCGACCGGCACGACGTCGGCCGGCGAGGGCGGGCGCGCGACGAGCGGGCGCATGCCGTCCAGGTCGATCTGCGCGCGCCCGGCGTAGGAGGCCCCCTCGTCGGGCAGGACGGGCTCCAGCGGCCGGCCGGTGACCTTGTCGGCCAGCCACGCCAGCGTCGTGGCGTCGGCGGGCACGATCCCGGTCTTGGCGCCGGCCTCGACGGCCATGTTGCACAGCGCCATGCGCTCGTCGATGCTCGTCGCGTCGATGGGCGGCCCGGCGAACTCCAGCGCGGCGTACGTGCCGCCCGCCACGCCCGACTGCGCGAGGTAGGCGAGGATGAGGTCCTTGCCGGTGACCTGCGGCCCGGCGGTGCCGCGGTACTCGACCCGGATGGTCTGCGGGACGCGGACCCACAGCTCGCCGAGGGCCAGCGCGGCGGCGATGTCCGTCGAGCCCACGCCGGTGCCGAAGGCCCCGAAAGCCCCGTAGGTGCAGCTGTGGGAGTCCCCGCCCGGGATGAAGTCGCCCGGGGCGATGAGGCCCTCCTCGGCCAGCACGGTGTGCTCGATGCCGCCGTTGGGGGTGCTGCCGGCCTCCCAGTACTGCTCGATGCCCTGCTCGCGCGCGAAGCGGCGCAGGCGGCCGACGAGCTGGGCGCTGCGGACGTCCTTGGCGGGGGCGAAGTGATCGGCGAACAGCGCGACGCGCGAGGGGTCGAACACCCGCCGCGCGCCGATCTTCTCGAACTCGCGCAGCGCCACCGAGCCCGAGACGTCGTTGGTCATGACGAGATCGACGCGGGCCAGGCCGAAGGCGCCGGGCGTCAGGTCCTGCACCCCGTGGGCGGCGAGGATCTTCTGGGCCACGGTCCACGGTGCGGTCATCGTCACGACGGTACGCCCCCGCCGGCCAGGCGCGCGCGAAGGATCTCGATGACGACGACCATCGTCGGGATCGCGACGACGAACCAGTCCAGGATCGCCGCGATCTCGCGCCGGGCGTCCTCGTCGCAGCCCAGCGCCGCGGGATCGGGAGCGGCCACGCCGGCGACCAGGCGCCGCGCGCCGTCGGTCACCGCGTCGCGGGCCGCCTCCAGGGCGGGGTCGCCGGCCAGCGGCCGTACCAGCGCCCAGGCCTGCCCGGCCACCGCGGGGTGCCCGGCGGCCAGCTCGCGCCACAGCCCGGGGACCGTCAGGCCGGCGTGGCAGGCGCGGACGTCGTCGAGCAGGCCGGGCACGGGCGGCGGCAGCGGCGCGCGCAGCACGGGCGCGGGCGGGCGCGCCGTGTCGCCGCGCAGCGCCAGGACGAACGCGATGCCCCTCGGGTTGACGGTGTTGTAGCGCTCCAGCAGCGCCGCGACGGCCGGAGCCTCGCGCCCGGCGTCCAGGGCCGGGCCCGGCAGGCCCGCGGCGGCCGCGGCTCCGACCGCACGGCCGTCGGCGGCCAGCTGCTCCAGCGCGGACGCATCGGCGTGCTCGAGCACCGCGTCGACGCCGGCGGCCAGGTACGGGCCGTGGCGGCCCAGCATCCGGAACACCGTGGGCACGAACGCGGCGCCGAGCGCGTCGCGCAGGCGCGCATAGGCCCGTGCGGCCTCCCCGGAGGCCTCGTCCTCGGCGACCTCGCCGGGGCCGCGGAGCACGCCCGCGCCGGCGCCCATGCTCAGCCCGCCGCCGTGCGCGTGCCGCCGTCGGCGCCGATCATGGAGAAGAACTTCTCGTCCTGGATCGTGCCGGGGGAGGGGTAGGCGACCTTGGAGTGGCTGAGGCCCAGGCGCACGATCGTCTCGGCGAAGGCGACGGCCGCCGGTCCCGGGTTGATCACGGGCACGGGCAGGTGCTCGGTCAGGTACGACGCGGCCTGGTGCATCGTGGTCGAGCCGATCACGATGACGTCGGCGCCGTCGGACTCGATGGCCTTCATCGCCTCGGCAGCGAGCTTCTCGTACATCTCCTCCTCCTTGCCGGCGAACAGCGCCTCGACGTCGGGCGGGATGTTCACGGCACGGATCGAGGCGACGTTCTCCGTCAGCCCGTACTCCTTGAAGAGCTTGCGGTAGAAGAACCGCCACGTGTCCCACATCGTGATGACCGAGAACTTCTGGCCGAGCAGGCCGGCGAGGTGGAACGCGACCTGGCCGGGCCCGATGACCGGGATCGTCAGCCGCGAGCGCAGGATCTGCAGGCCGGAGTCCGAGACGGTGTCCATGACGACGGCGTCGTAGCCCTCGTCCTCGGCCTGGAGGCCGGCCTCGGCGACGTAGGCGTCGAAGAGGATCGACTCGTAGTAGGAGTCCAGCAGGAAGCAGCTGTTGCGCACCGGCACGAAGTCGATGGTGACCCCCGGCCCGAGGAGGTCGTCAGGGACCTGGGCGGCGCGGGCCTTGACCCCCGCGTCGTCGAACGGGAACGGGATGATGTACTTGATCCGCACGCTACGACCTCCGTTGCTCCGACGATGACCGACTGATGTCGGACTTTCGCCGTTCTAACGGGTCGCCGCGCGCGTGTCAATCGCGGACGATCCCGGACGGCTACTCCGGGCGGGAGGTGCCGCGCCACATCTTCTTGTACGTGCGGCTGAGGTAGGCCATGTGCTTGCGCATCTCCTCGCCGGCCGCGTCGCTGTCGCCGGCCTCGATCGCACCGAGGATCGCCCGGTGGTCGTCGTTGAGGCGCCGGGCGAACCGGTCGCTCATCTCCTCGCGGCTCAGCCGCGTCTGCAGCACGGAGAACACGGGCTGGGCGGCGATGCAGATGAGCGCGTTGCCGCAGCCGTCGACGACGGCGGTGTGGAAGTCCTTGTTGTAGACGTAGTGCTGCTGGCTGCCGAGGATCGTGGGGTCGTCGACGATCGTCTCGCGCAGGCGCTCCAGGTCCTCCTCGCTGCGCCGCGCGGCGCACTGGCGCGCGGCGAAGACCTCGAGCAGCTCGCGCGCCTCGAGGAACTCGCTGAGCGTCACGTCCTCGGACTCCGAGAGCAGGCTGATGTTCGCCTGCAGGAACGTCGAGATGTGGTCGACGGTCGGCAGCGTGACGAAGCTGCCGCCGCCGGCCCCCTTGGCCGTCCGGATGAGGTTCTGGGCGGCCAGCACCCGCAGCGCCTCGCGGACGGTGCCGCGGCTGACGCCGAACTCGCTGGCCAGGACCGCCTCGTTGGGCAGGCGCGCGCCGCGACGCAGCTCGCCCCGCATGATGAGGTCGCGCAGCTGGTCGTAGACCTGCTCGTAGGCCTTGCGCACCCGCTTGACGGGCGTGGCCGCCGACGGCGGCTCGGCCGGCGCGAGCCGGGAGACCACGCGCGCCCGCCGCTCCTCGCTGCTCCCGTTGTCGATGGGCTCGGACACGGTGTCTCCCAGGTCGTCGATGCGCGGCAGGATAGCCGGGGCGGCGGCCGTGTCCCCGCCCACGGCCGCGGGCGCCTGCCCGGGATCAGATCTTGTGCAGCTCGAGCAGCCTCCGGGCGATCACGAGCTGCTGGATCTCGTTGGATCCCTCGCCGATCAGCAGGACGGGCGCGTCCCGGTACAGGCGCTCGATCGGGTACTCCTGGGAGTAGCCGTAGCCGCCGTGGATGCGCATCGCCTCCAACGCGTTCTCCTCGGCGACCTCCGTGGCGAACAGCTTGGCCATGCCGGCCTCGAGGTCGGCGCGCTCCCCGGTGTCCTTGCGCCGGGCGGCATCGATGGTCAGCAGCTCGGCGGCCCGCAGCTTGGTGGCCATCATCGCGAGCTTGGCCTGGATGAGCTGGTGGTTGGCGATCGGCTTGCCGAACGTCTCGCGCTCCTGCGCATAGCGCAGCGAGTTGTCCAGCGCCGACTGCGCGATCCCCAGGCCGCGGGCGGCCACGTTGACCCGGCCGAGCTCGACGCCGGCCATGAACTGCTTGAAGCCCACGCCCTCCTCGCCGCCGAGGATGCTGTGGGCCGGGGTGCGGTAGTTCTCGAAGACCAGCTCCGTGGACTCCACGCCCTTGTAGCCGAGCTTCTTGAGCTTGGGCGGGATCGTCAGGCCGGGCTGCTCGTCGACGTCGGGGTCCTTCTCGATGATGAACGTCGTCATGCCCCGGTGGCGCGGCTCGGCCGTCGGGTCGGTGACCGCGAGCAGCATCACGATGCCGGCCCGCAGGCCGTTGGTGACCCACATCTTCTGGCCGTTGATGACGTAGTCGTCGCCGTCGCGGACGGCCCGCGTGCGGATCGACTGCACGTCGGTGCCGGCGTGGGGCTCGGTCATCGAGAACGCGCAGCGCACCTCGCCCGTCGCCATCTTGGGCAACAGGCGGTCCTTCTGCTCCTGGGTGCCGAACGTCTTGATCATGAACGACGCGATGAAGTGCGTGTTCACGACGCCCGACAGCGAGATCCAGCCGCGCGAGAGCTCCTT from the Baekduia soli genome contains:
- a CDS encoding acyl-CoA dehydrogenase family protein, whose translation is MSTVMELTDVQQDILGTIRDFVDKDVLPNVMKYERADEFPGPLVETMKELGLFGTTIPEEYGGLGLDLTTYALIVKELSRGWISLSGVVNTHFIASFMIKTFGTQEQKDRLLPKMATGEVRCAFSMTEPHAGTDVQSIRTRAVRDGDDYVINGQKMWVTNGLRAGIVMLLAVTDPTAEPRHRGMTTFIIEKDPDVDEQPGLTIPPKLKKLGYKGVESTELVFENYRTPAHSILGGEEGVGFKQFMAGVELGRVNVAARGLGIAQSALDNSLRYAQERETFGKPIANHQLIQAKLAMMATKLRAAELLTIDAARRKDTGERADLEAGMAKLFATEVAEENALEAMRIHGGYGYSQEYPIERLYRDAPVLLIGEGSNEIQQLVIARRLLELHKI
- a CDS encoding CaiB/BaiF CoA transferase family protein, encoding MNDEVAVNPTASPAAGVQQGPMVGVRVIELGVLLAGPFVGRILGDFGAEIIKVESPQRGDTLRDWGTAHYEGRGLWWPVQSRNKKLITLNLRVEEGQELLKRLVAESDVLVENFRPGTLERWNLSPEQLWEINPGLVIARVSGYGQTGPYAGRAGFASAGEAMGGLRYINGTPGEAPPRLGISLGDSLAAMFAAQGVLMALYHRDARGGKGQVIDASIMESCFSLLESMVPEYDRLGVVREPSGTFLSGIAPSNVYKSRDGKWVVIAANAENLWMRLCTVMDREDMLTDERFATHRARGENATELDRIVAEWAAERDATEIDRVLNDAGVVCGPVYSIADIFQDPQYAAREAIVQMHDPEVGELKAPAVHPKLSETPGAAVWTGPWEMGLHNAEIYGGLLGIDDAELARLKEADVV
- a CDS encoding hydroxymethylglutaryl-CoA lyase, yielding MNRIEICDVGPRDGLQNEARTLDPGIRAQLCDRLAAAGVPRVEAVSFVHPKRVPQMAGAEEVMAALHRVEGVVYAGLVLNERGYDRAIAAGVDEIHYAFPATDTFCERNQGMTVADALGVGERIVGRAHDDGLPVSVTISVAFGCPFEGRVEPAKVFGLAETLTGFGPDELMLADTIGVGVPSQVRELVAGVAAFGLPVGCHFHNTRNTGYANAVAAVESGVALLDASSGGTGGCPFAPRATGNIATEDLVYLLHGMGLETGISLEAMLETAAWLSEQLGKELPGQTYKAGTFAPVAA
- a CDS encoding FadR/GntR family transcriptional regulator, with product MSEPIDNGSSEERRARVVSRLAPAEPPSAATPVKRVRKAYEQVYDQLRDLIMRGELRRGARLPNEAVLASEFGVSRGTVREALRVLAAQNLIRTAKGAGGGSFVTLPTVDHISTFLQANISLLSESEDVTLSEFLEARELLEVFAARQCAARRSEEDLERLRETIVDDPTILGSQQHYVYNKDFHTAVVDGCGNALICIAAQPVFSVLQTRLSREEMSDRFARRLNDDHRAILGAIEAGDSDAAGEEMRKHMAYLSRTYKKMWRGTSRPE
- a CDS encoding aspartate/glutamate racemase family protein, whose translation is MRIKYIIPFPFDDAGVKARAAQVPDDLLGPGVTIDFVPVRNSCFLLDSYYESILFDAYVAEAGLQAEDEGYDAVVMDTVSDSGLQILRSRLTIPVIGPGQVAFHLAGLLGQKFSVITMWDTWRFFYRKLFKEYGLTENVASIRAVNIPPDVEALFAGKEEEMYEKLAAEAMKAIESDGADVIVIGSTTMHQAASYLTEHLPVPVINPGPAAVAFAETIVRLGLSHSKVAYPSPGTIQDEKFFSMIGADGGTRTAAG
- a CDS encoding isocitrate lyase/PEP mutase family protein; this encodes MSEAPNLRERLQDPRILVAMGVHDGLTARIAQQLGFEAFYHGGYAAAAHHHGLPDIGMVGLEEMVESVRRVTNVSTTPVIVDCDTAYGAIPGVKRTVHEMERAGAGAIQIEDQVFPKKCGHMEGKQVIAVDEMVLKIRAAVATRHDPSMLIIARTDALQPLGLDEAIDRCNAYAEAGADLAFVDAPGSREQLAEIARRVDVPSVANMSETGKTPALTADELQEMGYRVVIFPATQTWVFARAYEEVCRELLRTGTTAGYADRFASFDDVNALLGLEELQRVE
- a CDS encoding 3-isopropylmalate dehydratase large subunit yields the protein MTAPWTVAQKILAAHGVQDLTPGAFGLARVDLVMTNDVSGSVALREFEKIGARRVFDPSRVALFADHFAPAKDVRSAQLVGRLRRFAREQGIEQYWEAGSTPNGGIEHTVLAEEGLIAPGDFIPGGDSHSCTYGAFGAFGTGVGSTDIAAALALGELWVRVPQTIRVEYRGTAGPQVTGKDLILAYLAQSGVAGGTYAALEFAGPPIDATSIDERMALCNMAVEAGAKTGIVPADATTLAWLADKVTGRPLEPVLPDEGASYAGRAQIDLDGMRPLVARPPSPADVVPVDTVDRVRVDQVYVGNCANGTMTDLRQLCEVLGGRRVARGTRLIVVPASQRVYRQALKEGLLEQIVEAGGAISMPTCGACFGGHMGILDAGEVAVATTNRNFRGRMGHADSAVYLANAYVAGAAAVSGELVDPAEVMA
- a CDS encoding SDR family NAD(P)-dependent oxidoreductase; translated protein: MSSRLEGKVALVTGAGSGIGRQTALRFAQEGARVVAVDLRGDTAAETADLIAQDGGEATSGQMDVTRSAEIRAGVDEAIARFGGVDIVVNNAGITITGAAHDMDEDDWDRELAINLKSVYLVSKALWPHFVERGGGSIVSTASIAGLWAIPDDAAYCASKAAVIMLTKCLALDGAKAGIRANCVCPGFIQTPMIEGYFSDQEDPDASREFAVKLHPLGRLGDPLDIADGFVYLASDEARWVTGTALTVDGGLTSGIWGG
- a CDS encoding LeuD/DmdB family oxidoreductase small subunit; this translates as MSDVITGRAVVLGDDVNTDNIIPGPYLNITDPEELGRHLLETYDAAVGAAVAPGDILVGGRNFGMGSSREQAQVAIMARGVQAIVAGSFARIFLRNCINVGLAVAESPEAVAAIADGDELRIDFTAGTITRGDDTWTIPPRPPFVGEILEAGGLVGWAQERLRRTSSTQGRR